Genomic segment of Prochlorococcus marinus XMU1405:
AATCCATCTAAAAGAACATTTGATTTATTAATTGTATTTAATCCTACCCTTGGTGTCGTACACAGTATTGAAGCTGATCTAGCCATTTTAAAAATCTCTGAATCAGATGCCGTAATAAAAATTCCGTCCATTTTTTTTAAAATGTTCCATTCCAACTTGTCTTTATGAGTTGGAGCTAACCTTTCACCAATAACTGTTATTGCTCTTTCACCTTGAGAGTCAATTAAACTAAATCCTCTTCTAGTTGGTTTATCACGCCAAGCTACATGCATCTTAATTCCCATATTTGAGAGAATCCTGAAACACTTATCTCCATATTCGTCATTACCTAATGATGTAAAAAAATGAATTTGGTTTAAAGTTAAATCAGCAAGTATTTTGGCGATAATGGAGCCACCACCAGCTGGATACTCAAGGGACTTTTCAGAATGAGAAATGACTCCGGGTTTTGGTAATTGATCAACCTTTAAGAAATTTATCCACTCAACATGACCAACCACAGCAAAATTTAAATTTCCTTTTTTAAATGTATAGTCTTCAACTTTATTATTCTTTTCAACAACCATAAGCTTTTAAATACTATTATTAAAAGAAATATTTTTGACAAGTGAATTCATTGAACATTTTAAAAGATAATAAACAGATACTATCTTATCTTTACCTTTTTCTATCAATTTTGGGTGCTGTACTGCCAATGATGGCAAATTTTGAATTTGCTAGGGAATATGGGAACAGCTTTGATATAAATAACTTCATTTCTTTAGCGAATGCAAACCCTGCAGCTCAGTCAATTTCTAGAGACTTATTAGTAGGAGCAAGCGCTATTTTTATATGGATAGTAAATGAATCAAAAAAACTAAACATGAAGAATATGTGGGTTGTATACATTGGAACTTTTCTTATAGCTTTCGCATTCTCTGCACCTTTTTTCTTATTTCTAAGAGAGAGAAGAATTATTGAATTAGAAAGGATTAATTAAAATAATCTCTTAAATAGAATTGCAAATGCTATAAAGCAACAACATGAAATGGAAAGCCAGATTATTGAAGCATAACCAAATATATCTAATATTCGTCCCGAAATAAATGGTCCAAAAAAATAACCCATAGCGAAACATTGTGATAATAGAGCAAGTGCAAAACCTTTTTTGTTTGAAGGAGCTATTCTGAAAACGACATCTGTTGATGTTGGAAGAAATGAAGCAGTCCCTAAACTTACTAATATCAATGAAAAAGAAATTAAATAAAAAGCTGGGATATTTAGATAACTAGAAATAAATAATAAAAATGAAGCGAAAGAGAAATTTATTAAACTAAATTTCAAGCCATATAATCTTCCTTTCTTAGATATCCAAGAACCGACAGGCCATTGTAAAAACAACAATAAAATTAACTGAATAGAAATTATAAGACTAATAATTTCTTTGCTTAATGCATTGCGATATACTCCACCTTTAACAAGATCCAGAGGCAAAGTTACTTGAATCAGAGCCAAAGAGGTAGTTATAAATAAAATAGATAAAATTATTATTGTTGAATTTTTATTCCATTTCAATTGTGTCTGATTAATTGGATTTACTAATTTTTTTTGGAAATTTTCTAAGTTTTTTTTAATAGATGAACTATTTCTAGATATTAAATATGTGATAACTAACATGCAAAATATATCATTAATAAAAATTGATTTAGAA
This window contains:
- a CDS encoding carbohydrate kinase family protein; this translates as MVVEKNNKVEDYTFKKGNLNFAVVGHVEWINFLKVDQLPKPGVISHSEKSLEYPAGGGSIIAKILADLTLNQIHFFTSLGNDEYGDKCFRILSNMGIKMHVAWRDKPTRRGFSLIDSQGERAITVIGERLAPTHKDKLEWNILKKMDGIFITASDSEIFKMARSASILCTTPRVGLNTINKSNVLLDGLIGSNLDPGEVFSFSDLSLKPKYTIKTEGEKGGILFPGGRYKALKNKKLKVDSYGCGDSFAAGILYGMASKWDIDKSLNLAKVMGRDASEFFGPYANS
- a CDS encoding DUF2834 domain-containing protein, translated to MNSLNILKDNKQILSYLYLFLSILGAVLPMMANFEFAREYGNSFDINNFISLANANPAAQSISRDLLVGASAIFIWIVNESKKLNMKNMWVVYIGTFLIAFAFSAPFFLFLRERRIIELERIN
- a CDS encoding MFS transporter, producing the protein MISPNSLQISKNWWFQFPYHLRLITKIRFYAAFGAGGVIYLTSLIFNNIGLSATDIGLGFTVSAIIGTLTRIFTGNYLNKTGKIQFPIVTSSILSIAASLCLIFSGDTFLYIIGQSFVGAAAGIYWPAAEFGVPYFCNTIETRKAYALVRSSEALGIFLGVFLGGYMTNFLYSKSIFINDIFCMLVITYLISRNSSSIKKNLENFQKKLVNPINQTQLKWNKNSTIIILSILFITTSLALIQVTLPLDLVKGGVYRNALSKEIISLIISIQLILLLFLQWPVGSWISKKGRLYGLKFSLINFSFASFLLFISSYLNIPAFYLISFSLILVSLGTASFLPTSTDVVFRIAPSNKKGFALALLSQCFAMGYFFGPFISGRILDIFGYASIIWLSISCCCFIAFAILFKRLF